gaacttcataggcgattattgcttttgcacttttcatttattgcctattttttacaacctaactttgtggaaaggagaaggggaacaacaggttatggagagtctcttgggagcactaGACTCTCATAAAGATAACCTATGTTGTACACTAGGTGAGACAGTTAATGTAGGCCTGGCCTCCTGAGGTTCACTAATGCAGGTGCTGCATAGCACGAAAGCCTGAGTCcacaaaatgatttaaatattcactttactagTTTTTGTGCAttaatattttctcaatttaaatattattttgaaaattccCATGTAATCTGTTATATAGAAACATTTCTAACAATGCAAATGAATATTCATAATGTGCTGAAATTATAATATAAGcatagaaataaaattaaagttcATAACAAAAATGCATGGTACcaatttctgtctttctgtattttctgtctgaataatatcaatataataatagtatgaataaaaactagtaaaaagggttaaaaagaGTTTGATGCAGAATGAGGGAGCTCAATCATAGCATATTACATACAGTGCAATAAAACAGATAAGCTAGTTATATTGCAAAACTATCACAATGTTTGCAAACTCCTGTCATGTATGATCAATTGCAGCAGCTGAGTTTTTAGGTTTCAACTATTTGCTTTTATCTGATAATCTGGAAGTagtataaaatgatttttattacactttaaGTGTGATGAGATGTAGACTGGAGTATTAACAAGATAAAACCTGTGACTTCTTCTTTAATATGTCCAACTATAAAAATCTTTAAAGAATAACTTAAAACCTCATGTCTTTGTTAGCCTCCAGTcgtttaaaggggacatattgaGCAAATTTCCAGATCCATATTTGGCTttgctggaatatctttacatgacTTACAGTCTAAAAAAACTCATTTAACTTATATATGCTCTTCAtgtccctcagttcagcctctgtctgaaacaggcagttttagctcctgtctctgaCCTGGGATGGGGATTTTGGAATGCTTTTCGGCAGTCCTGTATAACAAAACTAAGGAGTGTCTCTTCAGTTTCTAGAGGCACTAGAAAGATGCAACAGCAACATAATTCTGTAATCTCgtttttaacaatatttactgttaatattttacaatgtGCACATGTAAACACCAAACAGTctaaaagaaaggaaaatataaatacagaatttTACAGTTCTCAGTATACAGACATATTAGTCCAGGGCGTCACTGAAATGAGTCCTTTGGGGCAAAAAGTGAGCTTTAACACAGCTTCAGGATCTGTACCTACAGCCACATGAGAAACAGGTGAACACTGAGATTTATATGgtgagtgttgttttttttaatcaattctAAACAGTTTTATGGCCAGGTATACTTTTACCTTTAGTCCAGCCACTTCTTGGGAAAACTAAACCTCATCCATCaacacttaatttttttttctatattgcTTTTACTCAGTGTGGTGGAGGGGTTTGCCTACACCCATGACACTGGGGCCTGTGTTGTCAGGTCTGATTGAGCAAGTTCAAAACCCTTATcaaacagtttcttttttcctgAGGGGAGCTCACTGAAGAGCGTCTAGTGGCAAGGCCTGACTGGCCTTGGCATGCTGACCCCAAGCTATGATGACTGGCTCTAGGATCGTGGAACATCACCTCTCTAGTGGTGGCTGCTCCTTCGCATTAAAAGGAGCCAGACGAAGTGGTTTGAGCATTGGATTAGGATGCCTCCTGCACACCTCTAAGTGGAGGGCACATCCAACTGGGAGGAGACCACCAGGCAGCATAAACAGGTGAATTGTAAGTTGTTATCACATCTGCCATGGCTCCAATTTTTGCAAACTGCCACAGCTGTGCCTGCTGAAAGGCCCTCTCCCTGGCACACAGTGCAGCATGTCATCAAGGGCATACGCCAGAGCATACACGGGCTTGTAAATAATGTACTCGGGCCTGAGGTTAGACACATCCAAATGTCAGTCTCCACATTCTCTAGACTATCCTGTCCAGTGCATAGTGCATAGTGCTGGAGGTGGCGCAAATCTACATTGAAATATGTACTCCCAAAACTGCCTCACTTGCGGGAAGAAAATCAAGATTAGAATAATGATGATAACGTGACAAGTCAGTTCTGATCAGGCAGTGAGATAAAGAAAAAGGCCATAACTATGTTATTTTCACAGGTGTTGTTGTAGTACAAGTCAGGATGTATTCTGAAAGGCCTGGTATTTCTCCTCGATGAATGGCGATGCTCAGTGTGCCGCCCAGGCATGGCATGAGGTCGTGGGACTGGAGCGCAGTAGTTGCTGTCCAGGCTTCACTTGCAATCCACTGGTGGCTTGTAACATTCTGCTTCACCACCTGTGCATTGCAGGGTTATTGATGAGTTATTGATGATGTTCATGTCTTATTAATAGTTAAGTCTGCAGTTAAAGGAATGAgctgaaaaactgttttttttccacatttttttcatacacATTCCCCATGCCTGTCCCTCCCCTAACATTTCACTATACACAATTTGTTTTAGGTTCCCTCAGGACAAAAGACTGAACATGTTACATTACAATAGCTCACAGTATGTAATCAGTAATTAATACTGATTATAAACTGTAAgctaataattattattaaattactACTGATTTTCCTGTCTAGTGTGTAAAACTCTAAACTCATTAACTTTGGATTGGAGCTCATAGTTGTAGCAGGGCAGAAGATCAGCAGAAAGTCTTTTCCCAACAAACTCAGCCTCAGAATCTTCAAAGAATATTGAACACTTCACacctttatttctttaaaatagtaaaaaaattAGTACATTAGAGTGATATGGTCCTTGCATATATACTTATTTACTCCCTGTACCACTGCACTACATTTGTAATGCTGCAATATCAGTTGTATACAACAGTCACTGTCCAGTCTATACAAATGTGACCTAATCACACTTAATTTAACATTgaaacatttatctttaaacaTTACTCATTGAATAGAAAATCACTTTTACAAGGTTAACTTCAGGCATatcacttcttttcttttcccatTAGatgctgttttgtatttttttcaggcttcagtaaaataatataacactTTGGGGCGAACAGACAGAACAACAAGCCAAAGCTGGAGGCCAGAATGGCAAATGACTCCACTGCATCTGCATAATTTCCAGGAGAGCTGATATAAGCAGGGATGAATGCAAGCCACACAGCACAGAAGATCAACATGCTGAAAGTGATAAACTTGGCCTCATTGAAGTTCCCCGGCAACTTTCGGGCTAGAAAGGCCAGAATGAAGCACAGACAGGCCTGCAGACCAATATATCCCAGAACGCACCAGAATGCAAGGCTAGAGCCCACACTACACTCCAGTATGATTTTTGAACGTTCATATTGTGTATTTCGGGATGGGTAAGGGGGAGCATCAATGAGCCAGGCAGCACAAATAATCACCTGAATCAGAGTGCAGCTAAAGATAATGGCCCTCTGTTGTTTGGGCCCCAGCCACTTCATAATGTTGTTTCCTGGCCTGGTGGCAGTGAAAGCAGCCAACACCACCAGAGTCTTCCCCAATATGCAGGAGATGcaaagtgaaaatgtgatgctgAAGGCTGTGTGGCGCAGCATGCAGGACCAAGCTGTTGGCTCTCCAATGAACACAAGAgaacacaggaaacacagagTCAGCGCAAACAGGATGAAGAAGCTGAGTTCAGAGTTATTCACACGGACTATggctgtgtttctgtgatggaaGAAGACTGCAAGGACCGCTATAGTAAGACAGGCACCCACAACAGAGATCACTGTTAGGGCTATACCCAAGGAATCATAGGCCAAGAACTCCACTTTCTTTGGGATGCAGGCTGTTCTGTCGTTGTTTGACCAGAAGTCCTCAGGACAAAATGTGCACTCTATGGAATCTAAAGagtaagaaaatgtttaaaagaaatacaaaggAATAGTTTATTTAAAACAATTCCATATTCAAATATCACCTGattgcaataaaatatattagatATTAATTGTTATCTTTATTGCTTGGTTGAAAGCTCACTTGTCTGATTGCTAATTTTGCCACTGTCACATGGTACACAGTCAAAGCAGCAGACAGGCTCCCCACGACGGACAGCCTTCCGGGACCCTGGAAGACAGCTGGCACTGCATACAGACACCGGCACCTAAGGAGCACACAGACaatagtgtctttcagctctgCAGTGTCAAATCAGTGTGCCAAAATGAttagttattttaattattagtTATTTACAATAATTTATTAGtctattgacagaaaaaaagaaaacatattttttcaagccatttatcatgaaaaacatcaatatttccaggttccagcttctaaaatgtgatgatttgctggttttctctgttttacctCTCTGTAAATTCAATGTCTGCATTTTGGATATAACAAACTTTAGATTCTAGGAAGTTGTGATGtgcatttttctattttctgatattttatagaccaaacaatccACAGCTGGttaatacacagtaaaaataataattagttgtgGCCTATACATGTTCCTGAATGCTTTAGTCAGAAAATGCACCCAGCAAGAGAATGGCGGAGAAGCTTAGCAGAGATTTTCACACTCAGGGCtggttaaaattatttttttataagctATGTAACAATCTGTCATTCAATTAAACAACAAATAGCTCTAtgaaatttatataaaatgcatgtaacataataataatgggAACAATTGTGGCTGCAGAATATTCACCCATTGCTGTTTCAAAAAATGGCCATAACATGAAAGCGTGcttttgtgcctgtgtgtttggaatgcagtgtttcatttgaatacagtcagcataaaaatgaaacattactAACATCTTAGCTTATATTTTATAAGAATTTAGCCATAGGAATACATCAGGACGCATTAAAACACAAGACGGGTCATATGATGGGTGTTTGCATCTCTATTATACATGCAAACAAACTCATGGCCAGCTTGTCCCTTGCACTTGACTTGCCTCCACCTCAAACTACAGAGCTTCAGCAATGTTGGTATGTGATGAAGGTAAAAAGACAGTGTGAGCAGCTTGCCTCATTCTGATGACCTGCCCACACTATCCTGTCCTCCTGGATCACCAGCTCCTCTCCGGCAGGCTTTGTTCTATCAAACAACCCCAAGTTGACAAACTCAATGTTACCACCTGTGCCTCTCTGCCAGTTGATGATATCATAATAGGGTGTGGAATCACCCTTCAGGTCAAAGTTCACCTCCTCCCCAGCAATGCTGAACGTCACTTCCTGGAGGTAGTGTTGGAGCTtgaaagacaataaataatatgaaatacTCAAGCAAGATTTACAGTGCAATAATCAATAAGAATACTAGACAATACCTGCCAGGGTTGTATGTTGTTGCTTTGTGCACATGAGTTGTTGAGGAAAGGCCCTTGGTCTGGTTGACAGAGTAGTAGGTTGTGCAGGGAATGAGCAATTGCATATACAGCCTTATAGACATTATAGGCAACTCTAAGACTGGATGTATTCATGTAAGCTGAATGCTGATCCAACAGGGACTCCTGCCCTGAGCAGGGAGGCAACCGGGAACTAGAGGACAGAGAAGGACTGCAACCGTACAGAGCCTCCCACAGCTCCTGCACCAGTGGATTATTGAGATACATCTGAGGGTTTACTGTCAGCAGGTAGTCACTGAGTTTGGAGATATGACCTTTTCTGATGCCAAACCCAATGGTGCCCCCCAGGTAGGGGTAATACTCGCTCCCTGTAAAGACAGATGCTGTGACCCAGGCCTCGCTAGCCACCCACTGGATTCCAGTAATGTTCTGCATCATGTAGTCCCTCAAGAAAGGTGTCATCTCCCCCTCATTTGAAAATAGCACCACCACTTTTGCCGTAGAGCTACGCATTACCTTTACAGATGATGAAGGAGGAAAGAGTTTCacaaggaggagagaaaagaaaaagaagcaaaagaaagaaagttaaaACTAAGTCTAGTCAACCCTAACCCAAGATTgtcacattttacagacaaaagcTTATACCatcaaaatcatttaaaatgtgttataatcACACAAGCACCATTTACACAGGGGCTTTAATGGGATTGATTTGTCATCAGCGTCTACTATAAGATGTCTTGaggtaaaataaaaactctCTTTTGTCTGTAACACTCAAAtttagtgtgtatttgtgtctacCTGCAAGATCTCCTGAACCCTCTGGCGATTGTAGCGCAGAGGGATCATTTCTTGGTATGCTACACATACTTTGGTTCTCTGTAGTTCTCTCAGTAAACCTCGCATAGCAAAGCGCCCGTAGTCAGTGTCCCCTCGCATCAGCCCCACCCAAGTCCAGTTGAAGCGTACCAGCAGCTGGGCAATGGCCTTCACCTGGGatcaggaaacaaaacaaaataaagcaaagtaaaCTAACATCAAACAAatcattaaagttttttttttttaaatatgtactGGCTCTTGGTTTTGTCTAGCACtgcaaaataatataatatatcatcACTGCCAGGTGAAAGCTTTGTAAAACTATTTTTGGTGGTAATCTGCATCTCTGTTGGTTGAAATAATTTTACAATCATTTGCCATccagataaaaacacagcattCGTGTTAGTAAAGAATTGTTTTAACTTGAGTTTAAGAGCCACAAGGTTTTCACAGGACAATACTGGACATCATCATAGAAACATatgatgttttcaaaaatgtcttcatattgATGCAGCACTGAAAATCATCAAAACCCTTATAATCTAAAAGCCAAACCCTCACCTGATAGTCATCATTAGGGATTACTCTGAAGAAGTTGGGATATTTTATTCTGTCAGCgaaacatg
This is a stretch of genomic DNA from Thunnus albacares chromosome 6, fThuAlb1.1, whole genome shotgun sequence. It encodes these proteins:
- the LOC122984262 gene encoding extracellular calcium-sensing receptor-like gives rise to the protein MRSSTAKVVVLFSNEGEMTPFLRDYMMQNITGIQWVASEAWVTASVFTGSEYYPYLGGTIGFGIRKGHISKLSDYLLTVNPQMYLNNPLVQELWEALYGCSPSLSSSSRLPPCSGQESLLDQHSAYMNTSSLRVAYNVYKAVYAIAHSLHNLLLCQPDQGPFLNNSCAQSNNIQPWQLQHYLQEVTFSIAGEEVNFDLKGDSTPYYDIINWQRGTGGNIEFVNLGLFDRTKPAGEELVIQEDRIVWAGHQNEVPVSVCSASCLPGSRKAVRRGEPVCCFDCVPCDSGKISNQTNSIECTFCPEDFWSNNDRTACIPKKVEFLAYDSLGIALTVISVVGACLTIAVLAVFFHHRNTAIVRVNNSELSFFILFALTLCFLCSLVFIGEPTAWSCMLRHTAFSITFSLCISCILGKTLVVLAAFTATRPGNNIMKWLGPKQQRAIIFSCTLIQVIICAAWLIDAPPYPSRNTQYERSKIILECSVGSSLAFWCVLGYIGLQACLCFILAFLARKLPGNFNEAKFITFSMLIFCAVWLAFIPAYISSPGNYADAVESFAILASSFGLLFCLFAPKCYIILLKPEKNTKQHLMGKEKK